The DNA sequence TAATTCAGGGCGGTACGTTCGCCTGACAGAATGACCCGGATGTCGCCGATCACTTCGGCCAAAAGATCTCCCGATTTGACGGAATCGCCGTCCTGGCAATGAAAAATCACTTCGGTCGTATTGTCGAGGAGGGCGAAGGTCCTGACGAAGACGTCAAGCCCCGCAATGATGCCGTCCTGTTTGCACAACAGCTCGGCTTTGCCTTTCGTGTAGCCTGTGATGATGGCGTTGATTGAGATATCCTCAGTAGGGATATCTTCCTGCAGCGCCGCCAAAATCAGACGATCGATATTACTTTGCATGAGCTTCCTCCTCGATTCCGATTTCTTCCAATAGTTTTCTGTTTGCTTCCTTAAGGCCGGCATCGATGGAACGGGCATCCGGTTCGGGAAACGGATAAGGAAGCGCGCGTTGGAGTGACGCATCGATTGCTTGGGCAGCGCGTTTGCTGAAAACCAAGCTTTCCAACAGCGAATTGCTCGCCAAACGGTTCTTCCCGTGAACGCCGTTGCAGCTCGTTTCCCCGGCAGCATAAAGGTTCGCCAACGAAGTTTTGCTCTGCAGATCGACTTCGATGCCACCCATGAAGTAATGCTGGGCGGGCACGACCGGAATATAATCTTCAGCCAGATCATAGCCTTCCTGCAGGCAGTGGGCGTGGATGCCCGGGAACCTTTCGGCGATCGATCCTTCCACGTGACCTTTCAGAAGCATCCGGACATAAGGCAAGCGGTCCTTTTCCATTTGGGTGTAGATCGCTTTCGTCAACAAGTCGCGCGGCAACAGTTCATCAGCGAAACGCTGGCCGTCTTTGCCGACGAGGATGGCGCCTTCCCCACGCAATGATTCCGACATCAGGAAAGCTCTGCCCGGACGACCGGTATATAAAGAAGTCGGATGGATCTGGACATAATTCATATCCTTGACGCGGATGCCATGCTTCAGAGCAACAGCGATGGCGTCGCCGGTCAAGTGCGCGAAGTTGGTCGATTTGCTGAACAGACCACCGATGCCCCCTGTAGCGAGCAGGGTGGATTGTGCATAAACGTTGGATAACTTTGCAGACTGATCGCGGAGCACTGCGCCGTGGCAACGGTCGCCGGTAACCAAAAGATCGACAAGCGTGCTGTTTTCCAGAATGCTGACATTTTTCCGCTCTTTGATCCTAGCGATCAGTTTGCTGTTGATTTCTTTGCCCGTCATATCTTTGCAGTGCAGGATCCGGGCTCGGGAGTGGGCGCCTTCTTTGGTGTAGGAGAAGCCGTCTCCCTTTTTGTCGAAGGCGACGCCCAAACCGATCAGGTCATTGATGATTTCTTGCGAGGACCGGATCATGGCGGCGACTGCCGCTTCGTTGTTTTCGTAATGGCCGGCACGCAACGTGTCCTCCATAAAAGGCTCAAAATCCGTCTCGTCGCGCTGAACGCAGATGCCGCCTTGGGCAAGGAAGGAGTCGTTGTCTTCCAAAGTTCCCTTCGTGACGATCAGGATTTGTTTGTCGCTGCCGAGATTGAGGGCTGCAAAAAGTCCGGCGACACCTGTTCCGATGATAAGGACATCATATTTGTGCATGGGTCTTCACCTCGGCCAATGCCAGCATCCGCTCCAGCGGCTGCAGTCCTTTAATGCGCAATGATTCATCCATTTCCACAGCAGGTTCGAAAGTCTCAAGAGCATAGATGATTTTCTCCACGGTGTTCAGCTTCATGTCAGGACAGACCTGACCGACGGAAGGAGCGTGGAACCTTTTGTCCGGCGACTGTTTTTCCATTTCATGGATGACACCGATTTCTGTGCAGATGATGAAATCCTGGGAGGGGCTCTTTTCGGTATAGGCGACGAGGTCCGACGTGCTGCCAACAAAGTCCGCCAAATCAAGGATCTCTTCCTTGCATTCCGGATGCGCCAGAATTTCGGCTTGCGGAAGGTCGCGTTTCATCTTCAGAACATCGACAACGCGGATGCTGGTATGGATCGGGCAGTAGCCGTCATTGAAGAGGAATGTTTTCTCGGGAAGCTGATGGGAAATGTATCTGCCCAGGTGCTCATCGGGAATGAAATAGATATGGCGATTGGGAAGGGCGGCGATGACATTTTTCGCATTCGATGAGGTGACGCAGACATCGGCATGGGCCTTGATTTCAGCGGTGGAGTTGATGTAACAGACGACAGCCACATCTTCGTAAGTGTCGCGGATTTTTTGGATGTCGCGGATCTTGACCATGTGGGCCATCGGACAATCCGCCTTCAGATCGGGCATCAGGACGACTTTATCCGGATTCAGCATCTTCGCGCTTTCGCCCATGAAGGCGACGCCGCAGAAAACGATCACTTTTTCCGTGACCTGTGCTGCAATTTTGCTCAAATAGTACGAATCCCCGATAAAATCTGCGATATCTTGAACGTCTCCAGGAACGTAGTAGTGTGCGAGAATGACGGCATCTTTTTCTGCTTTCAGCTGCAATATTCTTTCCGTAAGTTCATCCATGGTTGCTTCCCCTTTTTTATGATAGTTTAATGAAAATGACTATATCACGTAACTTTACAGGTGTCAAGACACCTTTTTGGAGGTGGAAAGATGTCTAACTCCGGTGGACGGGGCTACACCGGGGTTAGGCCAACAATTCAGGTGATGTACTCCGATAAGTGTAACGTCGTCGAAGTTGCTGCCGAACCTCGATGAGTCCCTCCGTTGAGCGCACTCTTCACCGGAGCTGAATTTTGATTATCGTGATTTCATCCGTCCAATGAGTATTGCAGTCGTACACAGCAAAAAGAGGGCGTCCCGAAATGAGACGCCCTCTAAGTGGGAACTACCCTATCAATATTTTTCGAGGCTCTTGTTGAACGAATCCAGATGTCCTTCCGAAGCGTTCCGCAAAGCCGTAAAGGTTGCGCGTACGTCATCCGGGATGTCCTGCTCGAGGAATTTGTTGTACATCGCGATATTGTCCACTTCCCCTGTGGCGCAGTTCTCCAGGGCTTCCTTGATATCTGCCGCCTGTTTTAGGTGATTTGCCGACTCATCGGCCGGAATCGCCAAATCGTATTTTTCGAACAGAACGGTCATTTCAGAGATGTGCTGAGCTTCAGCTGATACGATGTTGTTGAACGGAGCTTGATCCCCGAAGGTTTCCAGTACGTAGGCGTATTCTCCGTGGGCCAATTGTTCATCCTGGATGGCATATGTGAACATCTCTTCCATCGTCAGATCATTGTCCGCCAAGGCGCCGACCGCACCATAGATGTATGGCGCTTCAATCGATTCGTCTTCTTCCATGTCGCTTTCTTCGCTGTCTTCCATTACGGATTCATCTTGCTCGGAACTGTCTTCTCCTTCTGAACTGCTTTCGACCATTTCCGATGAGCCGATTGCCGAAGAATCGTTTGTTGCAGCATCGTCGTCTGCTGTACAACCAACCAACAACAATAGACTCAAAAACGTGGCCGATCCAAATAGTTTCTGCTTCCTGTTCATTTTTTCCTCTTCCTTTCATTCAAATCGATAGGAGCGATTGGGATAGGGGGATTGCTGACATTTTCAGATGAAGAGTGGCAAATTTGGACGAAGATTTGGTCACCCTAAAAGTACGCCTAAATTGGGGAAATGTCAAAAAATTGGGCTTTGCCGAAGAAAAATATTTCAGTTTACGAGCTGTCTCAATATTTGCATAGGTAGGCTGTTTTGGGTACTATTGACTTAGGGGAGTCCTTTCTTTATTGCGCAATATGCTGTGCATCAGACTATCCATAGGCAATTATTTTTCTTATTCGGGACATTGGAAAAGGAGGAAATGAAGATGGAAACGAAAGTACAAACTAAACTATCTGAAGCGCCCATCAAAATCGCGGTGGTTGTGACTTATCTGATCATGATCGCCGTCAATGCAATGGCAAACATCCTGCCGATCAACGGCATCGACACAGGAGCGGTATCGGATTCCTATCCGAATTTGTTTGCACCCGCCGGATTGACGTTTTCGATCTGGGGCGTCATCTACCTTTTGTTGGCTGGTCATGTGCTTTACCAATTTGGCTTATTCCAAGGGGACAAGAGCAAGGTGAAAACGGAACTGCTTAAGAAAGTCGGTATCGTCTTTTCGGCCAGTTCAGTGGTGAACGCCGCTTGGATCTTCAGTTGGCATTACCGCATGATCGGCCTGTCGGTGATCCTGATGCTGGTGCTTCTGCTGAGCTTGATCTACATCAACCAGCTGACGCATAAGGAAAAACTCGAGCAGAAGGAAAAAATGTTCATCCGGCTGCCGTTCAGTGTTTATTTTGGCTGGATAACGGTGGCGACGATCGCGAACATCACCACGCTTCTGGTCGATATCGGCTGGAATGGCTTCGGGATTCCCGAGTCGATCTGGACGATCCTGATTATCGTGATCGGACTTGCGATCGGAGCTGTCACGATGATCCGCAATCGGGACATCGCATACGGACTCGTGATTATTTGGGCTTATGCGGGAATCCTGATCAAACACATGTCCGAGGACGGGTTTGCCGGGCAGTACTCGGGAATCATCACGACCGTCATCGCCTGCATCGTGCTGATGGGTGTGGCGATCGGCTATGTGCTTTTCGCGAAGAAACAAATTCCGCCTATACTGAAATGAAGTCTCCAGAAAGGGTGCTGCAAACTGCGTACAATAGAAAGCGAAATCCGCGACTATCTTTTAGATAAAATCATCCATCATGGTTTTCCGGAAAATAAAAAATTGCCTAGCGAAAACGAATTGGCGAACTTTTTCGGGACGACCCGCAATAGTGTCCGAAAAGTCTATGAGACGCTGGAAGCGATGGGCTACATCCGCTCCAAACAAGGGCTCGGGCATTTCCCGCGCGAAAAACTTCCAGCCATCGAACTTGCGTTGCGCGGGGATGTCAGTTTTTCCGAAAAGATGAATCAGCAAAATATCCCGTACCGCTCGCTCAATGTTCACTGCAAACTGGTGAACGGGGAGGCTGCGGATGAACGGTTGCAGCAACTTCGCGGTGAAGGCGAACTGTACGAAGTCTGTAGATTGCGCATCGTCCATGACGTTCCGGCTGCGTTGCACTATTCCTACGTTTCGACAGAAATGTTCCCGGACATCAAGGATGAAGGAGGGGACATCGGATCGATGTTCAGCTATTACCTCTCGAAAGGCTACCGCACATTCACCAGCAGCGGATCGGAGCTGAGCGTCTCCTTCCCGCGTACGGAGGAACAGGAATTGCTGGAGTGCGGGGAGTTGGTGCCGCTGCTGATCCTGGAGAGCGATTGCCGCGACAAAGCGAGCGGGCGCTTGCTTGAGCTGACCAAAATCGTATACCGCAGCGACCGATTCAGCTACAAAATAAATGTTTAAGGGAAACACCGCCGTGCCGGCGCAAAACAACCGGTACGGCGGTGGTTTTTTGTGCTGTCGTTTGGGGTAGGGATCTAAGTACTCGGAATGTGGTGGACGCGGGTTGAGTCGGTACCTCCGGCGGGCAGCATCCTGACCGGAGCTGGGATCAGTTTCCTCGCTCTGCTCTAGCTGATGCGCCGCAACGCGAACGTTTTATCCACATATACACCCTTTTTAGTTTACAAAATGCTTACAGTGTTTACATAAGCTTAACCGGAAATTCATGGTTTCGAACTTGGCGACAAGTTACACTGATTTTCGAAAGGGGTGTTCCAGTTGAACAAAAGAAGAAGGACACGGATTTTGATTGATTACGGGAAGGCCGCTGCACTGAGGATGGCCGGGACCATCGAAGGCAGTTATCCTATAGAAATGATTTCCGAACCGAATGAAGCGTTGACGATGATAAAAGTGAGGGAGTCGGCCCAGAATTCGCTGTTCTACCTCGGTGAGGTGCTGATCACGGAAACGAAAGTGCGCGTCGCTGGGAAACTCGGCATCGGCCTCGTCAAAGGCCATGAAGCGGAACTATCCCGCGCTTTGGCCGTCATTGATGCGGCCTACAGCGCTGGACTGCCGGAAACGCAAGAATGGCAGGAAACACTCGAAAAATTGGAGCTTGCAGGGGAAGAAGCGATCGACCGCAGGCAAAGAGAGCTGGCGCGGACCAAAGTGAATTTTGAGACGATGAACCAATAGGAGGATAACATGCACAACAAAGTAAAGGACTCGCAACGGGTTTTCCGGAAAATTCTGGACAGTCTGTCCCGCCCGGGGAAAATCGTGGCGATGGACACGACATTCGCATACAGAACGACATTATTGGATGAAACGATGGATATCCTGATGACCCTGTTGGACAGGGAAGTAACGTTCCACCTGGTCGGTGAGGATGCGGCGACCACCGAAGAAATCGAAATCCGCACCTTGGCCCGAGCTGCCCGCTTGGAGGATGCGGATTACATCATTATCCCGAAAGCGGCGGATCAGTCACTTTTAGGCGAAGCTTTCCGCCAAGCCAAGAGAGGCACACTGCTGGACCCGAACCACAATGCGACCGTCATCCTGGAGACGGAAGCCATCTCAACGGATGCAACTTATGTTTTGAGCGGCCCGGGCGTCAAGGAATGCGAATGGTTGGACATCACTGCAGCCAACCACTGGATCCATGCGCGCAATGAAGCAGTCGCTGAATTTCCGCTGGGCGTCGATTGTTTTATCGTCGATCAAGGCGGTTCCTGCATCGGCTTGCCGCGCACGACGGTTCTGGAAGGGGTGCGCTAGATGGGATATGTAGCGGTAAAAGGCGGACAGGAAGCCATCGACCAATCCAATCTGGGGTTGGCCTACACCCGCGTCAGGAGCGGCAGGATTTTGGATGTGGAGGATATCCTTGCGGGTATGCGTCCGTTGGTCGATCAGGTGATGTCGGAAAGCAGCCTCTACGATGAAGAGTTGGCTGCTTTGGCCATCAAACAGGCGGGCGGCAGCATGGAGGAAGCGGTCTTTCTTATGCGCGCGCACCGTTCGACGTTGTCGCGCTTGTATTACACGACGGCGACAAGCCCGAAGGAAATGTTTGTGGAACGGCGCATTTCGGCGTCCTTCAAGGATATTCCGGGTGGCCAGTTGCTGGGCATCGCCAACGACTTTACGCAACGGTTCCTCGATTTCGACCTCCTGGCTGAAAGCGAAGAAGATGCAATCCAAAAAGCCGAACAGTATGAAGAACAAGTGGAAGGCTACGATGCGCCGATGATGGATCTGCGCCATTTGCCGAAAGTCGTCGATTATCTGGAGGAGCAGGGACTGTTCGAAACGGCCCCGTTTGACGACAGCGAACCGGATGACATCACCAAGCGCAGCATCCAGTTTCCGACTTCACGAAGCCAACGTCTGCAATCATTGACGCGTGGACAGACGGGGGCGGTCACGTCTTTGGGCTATGCGGAAATCCGCGGTTACGGCGTCGCTAGTCATCCAAACATCGGCGAACTGCGGGTCGGCCAGTTGCCGCTCCATGTCGCTGATCCGCGCTGCTTGGAAGATGAAGAAGACGCCTATTACATCGGATCGGTCACAGTGACCGAGGTCGAGTCCTTCATCCCGATCGATGTGGCGGACGAATCCGGCAAAACGAAGATGAGCTTTTCGATCGGCTACGGGCTGACTTTCGGCCAGAACGAAACGAAGGCAATCGCCATGAGCATCCTCGATTACTCGTTGGAGCACCCGGCAGAGAACCATCCGACATCCGATGAGGAGTTTGTCCTGTTGCATGTGGATTCCGTCGAATCGACCGGCTTCATTTCGCATCTGAAGTTGCCGCATTACGTGACT is a window from the uncultured Trichococcus sp. genome containing:
- a CDS encoding L-aspartate oxidase — its product is MHKYDVLIIGTGVAGLFAALNLGSDKQILIVTKGTLEDNDSFLAQGGICVQRDETDFEPFMEDTLRAGHYENNEAAVAAMIRSSQEIINDLIGLGVAFDKKGDGFSYTKEGAHSRARILHCKDMTGKEINSKLIARIKERKNVSILENSTLVDLLVTGDRCHGAVLRDQSAKLSNVYAQSTLLATGGIGGLFSKSTNFAHLTGDAIAVALKHGIRVKDMNYVQIHPTSLYTGRPGRAFLMSESLRGEGAILVGKDGQRFADELLPRDLLTKAIYTQMEKDRLPYVRMLLKGHVEGSIAERFPGIHAHCLQEGYDLAEDYIPVVPAQHYFMGGIEVDLQSKTSLANLYAAGETSCNGVHGKNRLASNSLLESLVFSKRAAQAIDASLQRALPYPFPEPDARSIDAGLKEANRKLLEEIGIEEEAHAK
- the nadA gene encoding quinolinate synthase NadA yields the protein MDELTERILQLKAEKDAVILAHYYVPGDVQDIADFIGDSYYLSKIAAQVTEKVIVFCGVAFMGESAKMLNPDKVVLMPDLKADCPMAHMVKIRDIQKIRDTYEDVAVVCYINSTAEIKAHADVCVTSSNAKNVIAALPNRHIYFIPDEHLGRYISHQLPEKTFLFNDGYCPIHTSIRVVDVLKMKRDLPQAEILAHPECKEEILDLADFVGSTSDLVAYTEKSPSQDFIICTEIGVIHEMEKQSPDKRFHAPSVGQVCPDMKLNTVEKIIYALETFEPAVEMDESLRIKGLQPLERMLALAEVKTHAQI
- a CDS encoding DUF2202 domain-containing protein: MNRKQKLFGSATFLSLLLLVGCTADDDAATNDSSAIGSSEMVESSSEGEDSSEQDESVMEDSEESDMEEDESIEAPYIYGAVGALADNDLTMEEMFTYAIQDEQLAHGEYAYVLETFGDQAPFNNIVSAEAQHISEMTVLFEKYDLAIPADESANHLKQAADIKEALENCATGEVDNIAMYNKFLEQDIPDDVRATFTALRNASEGHLDSFNKSLEKY
- a CDS encoding tryptophan-rich sensory protein, which encodes METKVQTKLSEAPIKIAVVVTYLIMIAVNAMANILPINGIDTGAVSDSYPNLFAPAGLTFSIWGVIYLLLAGHVLYQFGLFQGDKSKVKTELLKKVGIVFSASSVVNAAWIFSWHYRMIGLSVILMLVLLLSLIYINQLTHKEKLEQKEKMFIRLPFSVYFGWITVATIANITTLLVDIGWNGFGIPESIWTILIIVIGLAIGAVTMIRNRDIAYGLVIIWAYAGILIKHMSEDGFAGQYSGIITTVIACIVLMGVAIGYVLFAKKQIPPILK
- a CDS encoding GntR family transcriptional regulator encodes the protein MRDYLLDKIIHHGFPENKKLPSENELANFFGTTRNSVRKVYETLEAMGYIRSKQGLGHFPREKLPAIELALRGDVSFSEKMNQQNIPYRSLNVHCKLVNGEAADERLQQLRGEGELYEVCRLRIVHDVPAALHYSYVSTEMFPDIKDEGGDIGSMFSYYLSKGYRTFTSSGSELSVSFPRTEEQELLECGELVPLLILESDCRDKASGRLLELTKIVYRSDRFSYKINV
- the phnG gene encoding phosphonate C-P lyase system protein PhnG is translated as MNKRRRTRILIDYGKAAALRMAGTIEGSYPIEMISEPNEALTMIKVRESAQNSLFYLGEVLITETKVRVAGKLGIGLVKGHEAELSRALAVIDAAYSAGLPETQEWQETLEKLELAGEEAIDRRQRELARTKVNFETMNQ
- the phnH gene encoding phosphonate C-P lyase system protein PhnH, which gives rise to MHNKVKDSQRVFRKILDSLSRPGKIVAMDTTFAYRTTLLDETMDILMTLLDREVTFHLVGEDAATTEEIEIRTLARAARLEDADYIIIPKAADQSLLGEAFRQAKRGTLLDPNHNATVILETEAISTDATYVLSGPGVKECEWLDITAANHWIHARNEAVAEFPLGVDCFIVDQGGSCIGLPRTTVLEGVR
- a CDS encoding carbon-phosphorus lyase complex subunit PhnI yields the protein MGYVAVKGGQEAIDQSNLGLAYTRVRSGRILDVEDILAGMRPLVDQVMSESSLYDEELAALAIKQAGGSMEEAVFLMRAHRSTLSRLYYTTATSPKEMFVERRISASFKDIPGGQLLGIANDFTQRFLDFDLLAESEEDAIQKAEQYEEQVEGYDAPMMDLRHLPKVVDYLEEQGLFETAPFDDSEPDDITKRSIQFPTSRSQRLQSLTRGQTGAVTSLGYAEIRGYGVASHPNIGELRVGQLPLHVADPRCLEDEEDAYYIGSVTVTEVESFIPIDVADESGKTKMSFSIGYGLTFGQNETKAIAMSILDYSLEHPAENHPTSDEEFVLLHVDSVESTGFISHLKLPHYVTFQSLLDGIRKIKGGTE